Below is a genomic region from Gammaproteobacteria bacterium.
CTTGGCGGTTTCAATGAGGCTGTACAGGTTTGCACTCGATTGGGCGCCGCGCACAGTATCGGAGAACAGCCAGTTGCGGCGGCCGATGACGAAGGGCCGTATGGCATTCTCCACCCGGTTGTTGTCGATGGAGAGGCGACCATCGTCGAGGTAGCGAATGAGCTTGGGCCATTGGTTGTGGAGGTAGGTGAGCGCCTTGCCGGTCATGCTCTGCGGGGCCACCGTGGGCAGGGCGGCATCCAGCCAGGCCCGGAGGGTCTCGAAGAGGGGCTTGGCCTTTTGCTGCCGCACGCTGTAGCGCTCCTCCGAGGAGCTGCCCTTGCACTCCCGCTCGATCCGATAGAGCGCTTGGAGGTAGCGAAGCC
It encodes:
- a CDS encoding IS66 family transposase; this translates as MDGYDGYNAVGLRSDIVLVGCMAHARRKFDEAVKAQGVDRDNPEKIGKAMEGLRYLQALYRIERECKGSSSEERYSVRQQKAKPLFETLRAWLDAALPTVAPQSMTGKALTYLHNQWPKLIRYLDDGRLSIDNNRVENAIRPFVIGRRNWLFSDTVRGAQSSANLYSLIETAK